A stretch of Vibrio aphrogenes DNA encodes these proteins:
- a CDS encoding TetR/AcrR family transcriptional regulator, with product MTNPTDNSIVDKRQLILNTAEQMLARTGFQGMSMHKLAQEAGIAAGTIYRYFQDKDDLVEAIRLHVLQQVADIVQQGVEDHMPLKERFILIWRNVSNMATTKNEVDIILNRLQYESLPVKPTCGNDIERQLFYKIDAMFNEGKAQGIFKPLDNYILASLSLDVSLSIAKKHVVGSYTITQATLDAAIEASWDAVIQH from the coding sequence ATGACCAATCCAACCGATAATTCTATTGTAGATAAACGACAGCTGATCTTAAATACCGCTGAGCAAATGCTTGCCAGAACCGGTTTTCAAGGGATGTCGATGCACAAACTTGCTCAAGAAGCAGGTATTGCTGCAGGTACGATTTATCGCTATTTCCAAGATAAGGATGATCTTGTCGAAGCCATTCGCTTACACGTCCTTCAACAAGTAGCCGATATAGTACAACAAGGCGTGGAAGACCACATGCCTTTAAAAGAGAGATTCATATTAATTTGGAGAAATGTATCGAATATGGCGACCACGAAAAATGAAGTCGACATTATTCTAAACCGTCTCCAATACGAATCATTACCCGTAAAGCCGACCTGTGGTAACGACATTGAACGTCAATTATTTTACAAAATTGACGCTATGTTCAATGAAGGAAAAGCACAAGGCATATTTAAACCCTTAGATAATTATATTCTCGCCAGTTTAAGCCTAGACGTGAGCTTATCCATTGCAAAAAAACACGTCGTTGGCAGTTACACCATTACACAAGCAACCCTTGATGCGGCTATTGAAGCCAGTTGGGATGCGGTTATTCAACATTAA
- the rep gene encoding DNA helicase Rep, whose translation MRLNPRQDEAVKYVSGPCLVLAGAGSGKTRVITNKIAYLVQQCGYQARHIAAVTFTNKAAREMKERVGQTLGKAESRGLMVSTFHTLGLNIIRREYKTLGLKSGFSLFDDQDQLALLKELTETQLDGDKDLLRQLMSSISNWKNDMLTPDQVKAQARSEQEQLFAFCFEMYLKQMKAYNALDFDDLIAMPVLLLKTHQEVRERWQAKIRYLLVDEYQDTNTSQYELVRLLVGERARLTVVGDDDQSIYSWRGARPQNLVLLNQDFPQLKIIKLEQNYRSTSRILRCANILIANNPHVFEKTLFSEIPDGEKLKLLTAKNEEHEAERVTGEIIAHKFLNRTQYKDYAILYRGNHQSRLIEKSLMQNRVPYKISGGTSFFARAEIKDIMAYLRVLVNPDDDNAFLRIVNTPKREIGPVTLEKLGSYANMRGKSLFAASFELGLEHHLSGRGLEALRRFTSWIVEIADNAERGNTVEAVRSLVRDINYEDWLYETSSSPKAAEMRMKNVSDLYTWITSDLEGDNYDQEVKTLKEVVQRLTLRDMMERGEGEDDADQVQLMTLHASKGLEFPYVYLMGAEEGILPHQTSIDEDNVDEERRLMYVGITRAQRELTFTMCRERRQYGEILKPTQSRFLDELPFDDVEWELHKKPQTAEERMEKGQAHIANLRAMFKK comes from the coding sequence ATGAGATTAAACCCTAGACAAGACGAAGCAGTAAAATACGTGTCAGGCCCATGCTTGGTCCTCGCCGGTGCCGGGTCGGGCAAAACGCGAGTGATCACTAATAAGATTGCCTATTTGGTACAACAATGTGGCTATCAAGCAAGACATATCGCCGCGGTGACCTTTACCAATAAAGCCGCTCGAGAAATGAAAGAACGGGTAGGACAAACTCTGGGCAAGGCCGAGTCGCGTGGCTTAATGGTATCGACCTTTCACACTTTAGGTCTGAATATTATTCGTCGTGAATATAAAACATTAGGTCTGAAATCGGGTTTTTCATTGTTTGATGACCAAGACCAGCTAGCGTTATTAAAAGAATTAACCGAAACCCAATTAGATGGTGATAAAGATCTGTTACGTCAGTTAATGAGCAGCATTTCCAACTGGAAAAATGACATGCTGACGCCCGATCAGGTCAAAGCACAAGCCCGTTCAGAGCAAGAGCAATTATTTGCCTTTTGCTTTGAAATGTACCTCAAGCAAATGAAGGCTTACAACGCACTTGATTTTGATGATTTGATTGCCATGCCGGTATTGCTGCTGAAAACGCACCAAGAAGTGAGAGAGCGTTGGCAAGCGAAAATTCGCTATTTGCTGGTGGATGAATATCAAGATACCAACACCAGTCAATATGAATTAGTTCGCCTGCTGGTGGGAGAAAGAGCGCGTTTAACTGTTGTAGGAGATGATGACCAGTCGATTTATTCTTGGCGTGGGGCTCGACCGCAAAACCTAGTGTTATTGAATCAAGATTTCCCACAATTAAAAATCATTAAGCTTGAGCAAAATTATCGTTCGACTAGCCGTATTTTACGTTGTGCCAATATTTTGATTGCCAACAACCCACATGTGTTTGAAAAAACATTATTTTCTGAAATTCCTGATGGCGAAAAGCTCAAGTTATTGACCGCCAAAAATGAAGAGCATGAAGCGGAGCGGGTTACTGGTGAAATCATCGCGCATAAATTTTTAAATCGTACTCAATATAAAGATTATGCCATTTTGTATCGCGGTAATCATCAGTCACGACTGATTGAAAAATCGTTAATGCAAAACCGAGTGCCGTATAAAATTTCAGGGGGAACATCATTTTTTGCCCGTGCAGAAATTAAAGACATCATGGCTTATTTACGTGTCTTGGTGAATCCGGATGATGACAATGCGTTTTTACGAATCGTGAATACTCCCAAACGTGAAATTGGCCCTGTGACGTTAGAAAAACTGGGCAGTTATGCCAACATGCGCGGTAAGAGTTTATTTGCGGCCAGTTTTGAGTTGGGACTTGAACATCATCTATCAGGGAGAGGCTTGGAAGCATTGCGTCGATTTACCTCTTGGATTGTGGAAATTGCAGACAATGCAGAACGAGGTAACACCGTGGAAGCGGTACGCTCATTAGTGCGTGATATTAATTACGAAGATTGGTTATATGAAACTTCATCGAGCCCGAAAGCGGCTGAAATGAGGATGAAAAACGTTTCAGATTTATATACATGGATTACCTCCGATTTAGAAGGTGACAATTACGACCAAGAAGTCAAAACCTTAAAAGAGGTGGTACAACGCTTAACGCTACGGGACATGATGGAGCGAGGTGAAGGAGAAGATGACGCTGACCAAGTGCAGTTGATGACTTTGCATGCCTCGAAAGGCTTGGAGTTTCCTTATGTGTATTTGATGGGGGCAGAAGAAGGAATTTTGCCACATCAAACCAGTATCGATGAAGATAATGTGGATGAAGAGCGTCGCCTTATGTATGTTGGGATTACTCGAGCACAAAGAGAACTAACATTTACGATGTGTCGTGAGCGTCGTCAATACGGGGAAATCTTAAAGCCGACTCAGAGCCGTTTTTTAGATGAATTACCCTTTGATGATGTGGAGTGGGAATTACACAAGAAACCGCAAACTGCCGAAGAACGCATGGAAAAAGGGCAAGCTCACATTGCCAATTTAAGAGCGATGTTTAAAAAGTAA
- a CDS encoding c-type cytochrome, whose product MDMNRQTLIILTATLTFSSFTFASGISDSERAAIADRIKPVGDVYLAGNEPVVETPSGPRDGAAVYSTFCIACHGTGVSGAPKKDDAGDWAPRIAQGEATLIKHAIEGFNAMPAKGTCMDCSDDEIKAAIEYMAAGL is encoded by the coding sequence ATGGATATGAATCGCCAAACTTTAATTATTCTGACCGCAACATTAACCTTTTCTTCCTTTACTTTTGCTTCAGGAATTAGTGATAGCGAACGAGCAGCCATTGCTGATCGTATTAAACCGGTTGGTGATGTGTATTTAGCTGGCAATGAACCCGTGGTAGAAACCCCTTCAGGTCCTCGTGATGGTGCTGCCGTCTATAGTACCTTCTGTATTGCTTGTCATGGTACAGGTGTCAGTGGTGCGCCGAAAAAGGACGACGCTGGCGATTGGGCGCCACGTATAGCACAAGGTGAAGCCACATTAATTAAGCATGCTATTGAAGGGTTTAATGCCATGCCCGCAAAAGGCACTTGTATGGATTGTTCTGATGATGAAATCAAAGCAGCCATTGAATACATGGCTGCCGGGCTATAG